CTGGAGCGCAACGACCTGGGGAAAGTGAGCAAATTTGGGAGCGTCGAGGTGTCGGACTACCGCCGCGTTGACCGCTACTCAGAGGTGATGCACCTCGTCTCGGTCGTCGAGGGCCGACTCCGTGACGGCGCGTCCCTGCAGGAAGCCATCGCCGCGGTGTTCCCCGGCGGCACCATCACCGGCGCACCGAAACCCCGGACGATGGAGATCATCGACGAGGTTGAGGCCACGCGACGGGGGCCGTACACCGGCTCTATCGGCCTGTTCGGCTTCGACGGCCGGGCGACGCTGAACATCGTCATCAGGACCCTGGTCCGGTACGCCGAGGAGTACCACCTCCGCGTCGGCGCGGGCATCGTTCACGATTCGGACCCGGACAGCGAGTATCAGGAGACGCTTGACAAGGGCTGTGCGCTGGTCAACGCCGTCGACGAAGCGCTGGGGAGACGCGTCGACCTGGCGATGGAGGACCAGCAATGAGCGGCTCCCGTGGTAGCGACGGCAGCGACGATAGCGACACCAACGCCGCGGGTGGCCCGACAGCGGACTCGCTGGCTCCGACCGTGCTGGTCGTCGACAACTACGACTCGTTCGCGTACAACCTCGTCCAGTACGTCGGCGAGGTGGTCCTCCGACTCGGCGGGACTGAGGACGACGTCATCGTCCGGCGCAACGACGCCATCGACATCGAGGGCATCCGCGAACTGGACCCCGACGGCATCGTCGTCTCGCCGGGGCCAGGGACGCCCGAAGAGGCGGGCGTCTCGATGCCGATCTTCGAGGAGCTGGACTACCCGACGCTGGGCGTCTGTCTCGGTCATCAGGCGCTGTGTGCGGCCAACGGCGCGCCAGTCGGCCACGCCGAGGCGGTCGTCCACGGCAAATCGTCGTCGGTTACCCACGACGGAACAGGCGTGTTCGAAGACCTGCCGGACCCCGTCGAGGTGGGTCGGTACCACTCGCTCGCGGTCGACCGCGAGGACCTTCCCGACGTGCTGACCGAGACGGCGTACACTGTTGGCCACGACGATGCCGACGGAGCCACAGAGACGCCAGACTCGTCCGAACCTGCCACCGCCGACGGCACGGACGAGTCCCAGGTCGTCATGGGCGTCCGCCACAGCGACCGCCCGCACATCGGCGTCCAGTTCCATCCCGAAAGCATTCTGACCGACCACGGCAAGACCATGATCGAGAACTTCTGCCTGCTATGCAATACCACGTAGACGGCGA
The genomic region above belongs to Haloarcula hispanica ATCC 33960 and contains:
- a CDS encoding anthranilate synthase component II, which gives rise to MSGSRGSDGSDDSDTNAAGGPTADSLAPTVLVVDNYDSFAYNLVQYVGEVVLRLGGTEDDVIVRRNDAIDIEGIRELDPDGIVVSPGPGTPEEAGVSMPIFEELDYPTLGVCLGHQALCAANGAPVGHAEAVVHGKSSSVTHDGTGVFEDLPDPVEVGRYHSLAVDREDLPDVLTETAYTVGHDDADGATETPDSSEPATADGTDESQVVMGVRHSDRPHIGVQFHPESILTDHGKTMIENFCLLCNTT